A stretch of Cynocephalus volans isolate mCynVol1 chromosome 9, mCynVol1.pri, whole genome shotgun sequence DNA encodes these proteins:
- the CPLX1 gene encoding complexin-1 isoform X2, which produces MEFVMKQALGGATKDMGKMLGGDEEKDPDAAKKAEERQEALRQEEEERKAKFARMEAERELYGIKKKEEREAEAQAALEANSEGSLTRPKKAVPPGCGDEAEDDDDSILDTVIKYLPGPLQDMLRK; this is translated from the exons GGGCCACCAAGGACATGGGGAAGATGCTTGGGGGTGACGAGGAGAAGGACCCGGATGCCGCCAAGAAGGCGGAGGAGCGTCAGGAGGCCCTGcgccaggaggaggaggagcgcAAGGCCAAGTTCGCCCGCATGGAGGCCGAGCGCGAGCTG TACGGCATCAAGAAGAAAGAGGAGCGTGAGGCCGAGGCCCAGGCCGCCCTGGAGGCCAACTCGGAGGGCAGCCTGACGCGGCCCAAAAAGGCCGTCCCGCCCGGCTGCGGGGACGAGGCGGAGGACGACGACGACAGCATCCTGGACACGGTCATCAAGTACCTGCCCGGGCCGCTGCAGGACATGCTCAGGAAGTAG
- the CPLX1 gene encoding complexin-1 isoform X1 has product MEFVMKQALGGATKDMGKMLGGDEEKDPDAAKKAEERQEALRQEEEERKAKFARMEAERELVRQGIRDKYGIKKKEEREAEAQAALEANSEGSLTRPKKAVPPGCGDEAEDDDDSILDTVIKYLPGPLQDMLRK; this is encoded by the exons GGGCCACCAAGGACATGGGGAAGATGCTTGGGGGTGACGAGGAGAAGGACCCGGATGCCGCCAAGAAGGCGGAGGAGCGTCAGGAGGCCCTGcgccaggaggaggaggagcgcAAGGCCAAGTTCGCCCGCATGGAGGCCGAGCGCGAGCTGGTGCGGCAGGGCATCCGCGACAAG TACGGCATCAAGAAGAAAGAGGAGCGTGAGGCCGAGGCCCAGGCCGCCCTGGAGGCCAACTCGGAGGGCAGCCTGACGCGGCCCAAAAAGGCCGTCCCGCCCGGCTGCGGGGACGAGGCGGAGGACGACGACGACAGCATCCTGGACACGGTCATCAAGTACCTGCCCGGGCCGCTGCAGGACATGCTCAGGAAGTAG